In Cydia splendana chromosome 26, ilCydSple1.2, whole genome shotgun sequence, the following are encoded in one genomic region:
- the LOC134803172 gene encoding histone H3-like, with the protein MARTKQTARKSTGGKAPRKQLATKAARKSAPATGGVKKPHRYRPGTVALREIRRYQKSTELLIRKLPFQRLVREIAQDFKTDLRFQSSAVMALQEASEAYLVGLFEDTNLCAIHAKLAMTGRGKGGKGLGKGGAKRHRKVLRDNIQGITKPAIRRLARRGGVKRISGLIYEETRGVLKVFLENVIRDAVTYTEHAKRKTVTAMDVVYALKRQGRTLYGFGG; encoded by the exons ATGGCCCGTACCAAGCAGACCGCTCGTAAATCCACCGGTGGTAAAGCGCCCCGTAAACAGCTCGCCACCAAGGCGGCCCGCAAGAGCGCGCCAGCCACCGGGGGCGTCAAGAAGCCCCATCGTTACAGGCCCGGCACCGTCGCCCTCCGTGAGATCCGTCGCTACCAGAAGAGCACCGAGCTTCTGATCCGCAAGCTGCCCTTCCAGCGTCTGGTGCGTGAGATCGCTCAGGACTTCAAGACCGACCTGCGCTTCCAGAGCTCTGCCGTTATGGCTCTCCAGGAGGCCAGCGAGGCTTACCTAGTAGGTCTCTTCGAGGACACCAACCTGTGCGCCATCCACGCCAAGC TCGCAATGACCGGTCGCGGTAAGGGAGGTAAAGGTCTGGGGAAAGGAGGAGCCAAGCGTCACAGGAAGGTGCTCCGTGATAACATCCAGGGTATCACCAAGCCCGCCATCCGTCGTCTCGCCCGCAGAGGTGGCGTCAAGCGTATCTCCGGTCTGATCTACGAGGAGACCCGCGGTGTTCTCAAGGTGTTCCTCGAGAACGTGATCCGTGACGCGGTCACCTACACCGAGCACGCCAAGAGGAAGACCGTCACCGCCATGGACGTCGTCTACGCTCTGAAGCGTCAGGGCCGCACCCTCTACGGTTTCGGTGGTTAA
- the LOC134803166 gene encoding histone H2B, with the protein MPPKTSGKAAKKSGKAQKNISKSDSKKKKKHKRKESYAIYIYKVLKQVHPDTGISSKAMSIMNSFVNDIFERIAAEASRLAHYNKRSTITSREVQTSVRLLLPGELAKHAVSEGTKAVTKYTSSK; encoded by the coding sequence ATGCCACCCAAGACTAGCGGTAAGGCCGCCAAGAAATCCGGCAAGGCCCAGAAGAACATCTCCAAGTCGGACTCTAAGAAAAAGAAGAAGCATAAGCGCAAGGAGAGCTACGCCATCTACATCTACAAGGTGCTCAAGCAGGTCCACCCCGACACCGGTATCTCCAGCAAGGCCATGTCGATCATGAACTCGTTCGTGAACGATATCTTCGAGCGCATCGCCGCCGAGGCCTCCCGCCTCGCTCACTACAACAAGAGGTCCACCATCACCAGCAGGGAGGTGCAGACCTCCGTGAGGCTCTTGCTGCCCGGTGAGCTCGCCAAGCACGCCGTCAGTGAAGGCACCAAGGCCGTCACCAAGTACACCAGCTCCAAGTAA
- the LOC134803167 gene encoding histone H2A, which translates to MSGRGKGGKVKGKAKSRSNRAGLQFPVGRIHRLLRKGNYAERVGAGAPVYLAAVMEYLAAEVLELAGNAARDNKKTRIIPRHLQLAIRNDEELNKLLSGVTIAQGGVLPNIQAVLLPKKTEKKA; encoded by the coding sequence ATGTCTGGACGCGGTAAAGGTGGCAAGGTTAAGGGAAAGGCAAAGTCCCGTTCTAACCGTGCCGGACTCCAGTTCCCCGTCGGCCGTATCCACAGGCTTCTACGCAAGGGCAACTACGCCGAGCGCGTCGGTGCCGGTGCCCCGGTGTACCTGGCCGCCGTCATGGAATACCTGGCCGCTGAAGTTCTCGAGTTGGCAGGCAACGCCGCTCGCGACAACAAGAAGACCAGAATCATCCCTAGGCATCTCCAGCTGGCGATCCGCAACGACGAAGAGTTGAACAAGCTCCTCTCCGGTGTGACCATCGCCCAGGGTGGTGTGCTGCCTAACATTCAGGCCGTGCTCCTGCCCAAGAAGACCGAGAAGAAGGCTTAA